A genomic region of Pontibaca methylaminivorans contains the following coding sequences:
- the fabA gene encoding bifunctional 3-hydroxydecanoyl-ACP dehydratase/trans-2-decenoyl-ACP isomerase yields MAQYPSSFDKEDLLKCARGELFGPGNAQLPEPPMLMMDRITEISADGGSHGKGHVVAEFDIHPDLWFFACHFPGNPIMPGCLGLDGLWQLTGFNLGWRGMLGQGMALGVGEVKLTGMVRPDRKLLTYYVDMTRVIDRKLKIGVANGRVVADGEEIYSVKDMKVGLATAAG; encoded by the coding sequence ATGGCTCAATACCCCAGCAGCTTCGACAAGGAAGACTTGTTGAAATGCGCCCGCGGCGAACTTTTCGGGCCGGGCAATGCGCAGCTTCCCGAACCGCCGATGCTGATGATGGACCGCATCACCGAAATCAGTGCCGACGGCGGCAGCCACGGCAAGGGCCATGTGGTGGCCGAATTCGACATCCATCCCGATCTCTGGTTCTTTGCCTGCCATTTTCCCGGCAATCCGATCATGCCGGGCTGTCTCGGCCTTGACGGGCTGTGGCAACTGACCGGGTTCAACCTTGGCTGGCGCGGCATGCTGGGCCAGGGGATGGCGCTCGGCGTGGGCGAGGTCAAGCTGACCGGCATGGTGCGCCCCGACCGCAAGCTGCTGACATATTACGTGGACATGACCCGGGTCATCGACCGCAAGCTCAAGATCGGCGTGGCCAACGGACGTGTTGTCGCCGATGGCGAAGAGATCTATTCGGTCAAGGACATGAAGGTCGGTCTGGCCACGGCCGCAGGCTGA
- the irr gene encoding Fur family transcriptional regulator Irr, which produces MAEIEIPKGNSPTETAARWLGKGDLRPTRQRVALAELLIGDGRHRHVTAESLYEAAREGGVSVSLATVYNTLRAFCEVGLMQEVTVNGTRSYFDTNTHEHPHFYWEDDGVLSDAPAERLHIIGLPPAPEGAEVASVDVVIRLRRR; this is translated from the coding sequence ATGGCCGAGATCGAGATACCAAAGGGCAACAGCCCCACAGAAACCGCTGCCCGCTGGCTTGGCAAGGGCGATCTGCGACCGACGCGGCAGCGGGTCGCGCTGGCCGAGCTTCTGATCGGGGACGGGCGCCATCGCCACGTCACCGCCGAAAGCCTTTACGAGGCGGCGCGGGAAGGCGGCGTCTCGGTGTCGCTGGCGACGGTCTACAACACCCTGCGCGCCTTCTGCGAGGTCGGCCTCATGCAGGAGGTCACGGTGAACGGCACGCGCAGCTATTTCGACACCAACACCCATGAGCACCCGCATTTCTACTGGGAAGACGATGGCGTCCTGAGCGACGCGCCGGCCGAGCGGCTGCACATTATCGGCCTGCCGCCGGCCCCCGAAGGCGCCGAGGTCGCCTCGGTCGATGTGGTGATCCGGCTGCGCCGGCGCTGA
- the miaB gene encoding tRNA (N6-isopentenyl adenosine(37)-C2)-methylthiotransferase MiaB, translated as MSAPRKLFIRTYGCQMNVYDSERMAEALGEQGYEQVDSPEGADMILLNTCHIREKAAEKVYSELGRFRGLKEAKPDLKIGVAGCVAQAEGEEIMRRAPLVDLVVGPQSYHRLPAMEARLREGGRAIDTDFPVEDKFTGLPPRPRASRGPTAFLTVQEGCDKFCAFCVVPYTRGAEASRPPERILAEARDLVARGVREITLLGQNVNAYHGAGEGGDWSLARLIRALAGVDGLERIRYTTSHPNDMSDDLIAAHGECDKLMPYLHLPVQSGSDRILKRMNRSHSAESYLRLIERIRAARPDILISGDFIVGFPEESDADFRATLDLVEAVGYGQAYSFCYSPRPGTPAAERAQVDPAVAAERLQRLQALLGQQQKRAQDRMVGQEVGVLFEKPGREAGQMVGKSDHLHAVHVNGGGVGPGVLARVRIVASGANSLAGEVIAAE; from the coding sequence ATGAGCGCACCCCGGAAGCTGTTCATCAGAACCTATGGCTGCCAGATGAACGTCTATGACAGCGAGCGCATGGCCGAGGCGCTGGGCGAACAGGGCTATGAACAGGTCGACAGCCCCGAAGGCGCCGACATGATCCTGCTGAACACCTGCCATATCCGCGAAAAGGCCGCCGAAAAGGTCTATTCCGAACTCGGTCGGTTCCGGGGCCTGAAAGAGGCGAAACCCGATCTGAAAATCGGTGTCGCCGGCTGCGTGGCCCAGGCCGAGGGCGAGGAAATCATGCGCCGCGCGCCGCTTGTCGATCTGGTGGTCGGGCCGCAGAGCTATCACCGCCTGCCGGCAATGGAGGCCCGCCTGCGCGAGGGCGGGCGCGCGATCGACACCGATTTCCCGGTCGAGGACAAGTTCACCGGCCTGCCGCCGCGCCCGCGTGCCAGCCGCGGCCCCACGGCGTTCCTGACCGTGCAGGAGGGCTGCGACAAGTTCTGCGCCTTCTGCGTCGTGCCCTATACCCGCGGCGCCGAGGCATCGCGCCCGCCCGAACGCATCCTTGCCGAGGCGCGCGATCTGGTGGCGCGGGGCGTGCGCGAGATCACGCTTCTCGGGCAGAACGTGAATGCCTATCACGGCGCGGGCGAGGGGGGCGACTGGAGCCTTGCGCGCCTGATCCGCGCGCTGGCCGGCGTCGACGGGCTCGAGCGGATCCGCTATACCACCTCGCACCCCAACGACATGAGCGACGATTTGATCGCCGCCCATGGCGAATGCGACAAGCTCATGCCCTATCTGCATCTGCCGGTCCAGTCCGGCAGCGACCGGATCCTGAAGCGCATGAACCGCAGCCACAGCGCCGAAAGCTATCTGCGGCTGATCGAACGCATCCGTGCCGCCCGCCCCGACATCCTGATTTCCGGCGATTTCATCGTCGGCTTTCCCGAAGAGAGCGACGCGGATTTCCGGGCCACGCTCGATCTGGTCGAGGCGGTGGGATACGGGCAGGCCTATTCCTTCTGCTATTCGCCCCGCCCCGGCACGCCGGCGGCGGAACGCGCGCAGGTGGACCCGGCGGTCGCTGCCGAGCGGTTGCAGCGGCTTCAGGCCCTGCTCGGGCAGCAGCAGAAGCGTGCGCAGGACCGCATGGTCGGGCAGGAGGTCGGCGTATTGTTCGAGAAACCGGGCCGCGAGGCGGGGCAGATGGTCGGCAAGTCGGACCACCTGCACGCGGTGCATGTGAACGGCGGCGGTGTCGGACCGGGTGTGCTGGCGCGGGTGCGAATCGTCGCGAGCGGCGCGAATTCGCTGGCCGGAGAGGTAATTGCCGCCGAATGA
- a CDS encoding outer membrane protein: MKPLFSVSAKIRDSLLIAGSTAALTCWLGGAAFAGNLEEPVVEAPIFTPAPAEPAPSWAGFYLGGSIGYDFQGDDEVGHRNTAGTIVASPDTLKQHGFNYGLHAGWRGERALSDRTAVYGLEFGYMGGKADDDFTTDGYTASTDLNYVLGLRGKAGVTNRSGDTLFYGILGFVRGDFDYSVTGTTGGDSIALDTSYKSNGFAAGVGVERKLSENWSVRAEYEYLQFQKKDLTDAGGASTKATPKFHNVQLGVNFRF, encoded by the coding sequence TTGAAACCGCTTTTTTCTGTGTCCGCAAAGATTCGTGACTCCCTGCTGATTGCCGGATCGACGGCCGCGCTGACCTGCTGGCTCGGCGGTGCCGCGTTTGCCGGCAACCTCGAGGAACCGGTGGTCGAGGCGCCGATCTTCACCCCCGCGCCCGCGGAACCGGCGCCGAGCTGGGCCGGGTTCTACCTGGGCGGCAGCATCGGCTATGATTTTCAGGGTGATGACGAGGTCGGCCACCGCAATACGGCTGGCACCATCGTCGCGTCGCCTGACACGCTGAAACAGCACGGGTTCAACTACGGCCTGCATGCGGGCTGGCGTGGCGAACGGGCGCTGAGCGACCGCACCGCGGTGTACGGGCTCGAATTCGGCTATATGGGCGGCAAGGCGGATGACGATTTCACCACCGATGGTTATACCGCCTCGACCGATCTGAACTATGTTCTCGGCCTGCGCGGCAAGGCCGGCGTCACCAACCGTTCGGGCGATACGCTGTTCTACGGTATCCTCGGCTTCGTGCGCGGCGATTTCGACTATTCGGTCACTGGTACGACCGGCGGGGATTCGATCGCGCTCGATACATCCTACAAGAGCAACGGTTTCGCAGCCGGTGTCGGGGTCGAGCGCAAGCTGTCGGAAAACTGGTCGGTGCGCGCCGAATACGAATATCTCCAGTTCCAGAAAAAGGATCTGACGGATGCGGGCGGTGCCTCGACCAAGGCCACGCCGAAGTTCCACAATGTCCAGCTTGGCGTGAACTTCCGCTTCTGA
- a CDS encoding PhoH family protein, whose product MATGPLTPLQPDDARREVEIEFPDNRLLIELCGEYDRNLALIERELDVQIMHKGNILTIIGEPDSRVRAGEVLRLLYARLESGRSIESGDIDRELRLGGASPAPGRPGTGGPATEIRTRKRVVEPRTEAQRSYLRTLLDNDLVFGIGPAGTGKTYLAVAVGVSMFIAGRVDRIILSRPAVEAGEKLGYLPGDMKEKVDPYMQPLYDALDDFLPGKQLSRLMEERRIEIAPLAFMRGRTLSDAFVVLDEAQNATTMQMKMFLTRLGEGSRMVVTGDRTQVDLPRGTASGLADAERLLKGGIPSIGFSYFTARDVVRHPLVAAIIEAYEADG is encoded by the coding sequence TTGGCCACCGGCCCCCTGACCCCGTTACAGCCCGACGACGCCCGGCGCGAAGTCGAGATCGAATTTCCGGACAATCGCCTGCTGATCGAGCTTTGCGGCGAATACGACCGCAATCTTGCCCTGATCGAGCGCGAACTCGACGTGCAGATCATGCACAAGGGCAATATCCTGACGATTATCGGCGAACCCGACTCCCGCGTCCGCGCCGGGGAGGTGCTGCGGCTGCTGTACGCGCGGCTCGAATCCGGGCGCAGCATCGAAAGCGGGGACATCGACCGCGAGCTGCGGCTCGGCGGTGCAAGCCCGGCGCCCGGACGTCCCGGCACCGGCGGCCCGGCCACCGAGATCCGCACCCGCAAGCGCGTCGTGGAGCCCCGCACCGAGGCGCAGCGCAGCTATCTGCGCACGCTTCTGGACAATGACCTCGTGTTCGGCATCGGCCCTGCCGGCACCGGCAAGACCTATCTCGCGGTGGCGGTCGGGGTGTCGATGTTCATCGCCGGGCGAGTCGATCGCATCATCCTGTCACGCCCGGCGGTCGAGGCGGGGGAAAAGCTCGGCTACCTGCCCGGCGACATGAAGGAAAAGGTCGATCCCTACATGCAGCCGCTTTACGACGCGCTTGACGATTTCCTGCCCGGGAAACAGTTGAGCCGGCTGATGGAGGAACGCCGCATCGAGATCGCGCCGCTGGCCTTCATGCGCGGGCGCACGCTTTCGGATGCCTTCGTGGTGCTGGACGAGGCGCAGAACGCCACCACCATGCAGATGAAGATGTTCCTGACCCGCCTTGGCGAGGGCTCGCGCATGGTGGTGACGGGCGACCGCACCCAGGTCGATCTGCCGCGTGGCACGGCTTCGGGGCTTGCCGATGCGGAACGGCTGCTCAAGGGGGGCATTCCGTCGATCGGGTTCAGTTATTTCACCGCCCGCGACGTGGTGCGTCACCCGCTGGTCGCCGCAATCATCGAGGCTTACGAGGCCGATGGCTGA
- the ybeY gene encoding rRNA maturation RNase YbeY, translating to MSVDVMIEDSRWTATGLTTLAARAGDAALVHLGLDPARFGIALLGCDDARIAALNAAFRGQEQATNVLSWPLRDRAPEREGARPALPGAEECELGDIALAFDTCTAEARAAGRALSDHVTHLVVHGVLHLLGYDHLRDGDAELMERLEREILGTLGIDDPYE from the coding sequence ATGAGCGTCGATGTGATGATCGAGGACAGCCGCTGGACCGCCACCGGCCTGACTACGCTGGCGGCGCGCGCGGGTGATGCCGCGCTTGTGCATCTGGGCCTGGACCCCGCGCGGTTCGGGATTGCGCTGCTTGGGTGTGATGACGCGCGGATCGCCGCGCTGAACGCCGCCTTTCGCGGGCAGGAGCAGGCGACCAATGTCCTGTCCTGGCCGTTGCGCGACCGCGCACCGGAACGGGAGGGCGCGCGGCCCGCGCTCCCCGGTGCCGAGGAATGCGAGCTTGGCGATATCGCGCTCGCCTTTGACACCTGCACGGCCGAGGCCCGCGCGGCCGGGCGCGCGCTCAGCGACCATGTGACGCATCTTGTTGTGCATGGGGTGCTGCATCTTCTTGGTTACGATCACCTTCGCGATGGCGATGCAGAGCTCATGGAGCGGCTCGAGCGCGAAATACTTGGCACTCTGGGGATTGATGACCCATATGAGTGA
- a CDS encoding hemolysin family protein, producing MNDTTDTAPASAGQQPETEDDSSAPDGRSGFFSRLLDALTPDAPAEDGPKPGGPLRGMVNLHRMRVEDVAIPTAEIVAAPLTIGKEELVTLFRNSGMSRIPIYDGTLDTPLGFVHLKDLALSHGFNGNGLDFDLTAMLRPLLFVPPSMPIGVLLTKMQTERRHMALVIDEYGGVDGLVTIEDLIEQVVGEIADEHDSDENQTWIREKPGCYLVLARTPLDDFESEIGMSLTENEDVDEEEIDTLGGLVSMLAGRVPTRGEVIQHPDGPEFEVIDADPRRVKRMRVRFPAAG from the coding sequence ATGAACGACACCACGGACACAGCCCCGGCATCCGCCGGGCAACAGCCAGAGACCGAAGACGACTCATCCGCGCCCGATGGACGATCGGGCTTTTTCAGCCGCCTGCTTGACGCGCTGACCCCGGATGCGCCAGCCGAAGACGGCCCGAAACCCGGCGGCCCGCTGCGCGGGATGGTCAACCTTCATCGCATGCGGGTCGAGGATGTGGCGATCCCGACGGCGGAGATCGTCGCGGCCCCGCTCACCATCGGCAAGGAGGAGCTCGTCACCCTGTTCCGCAACAGCGGCATGTCGCGAATCCCGATCTATGACGGAACGCTGGATACGCCGCTTGGCTTCGTCCACCTCAAGGATCTGGCACTGAGCCATGGCTTCAACGGCAACGGGCTTGATTTCGACCTCACGGCCATGCTGCGTCCGCTGCTTTTCGTGCCGCCCTCGATGCCGATCGGGGTGTTGCTGACCAAGATGCAGACCGAGCGGCGGCACATGGCGCTCGTGATCGACGAATATGGCGGCGTCGACGGGCTCGTGACCATAGAGGATCTGATCGAGCAGGTGGTGGGCGAGATCGCGGACGAACACGACAGCGACGAGAACCAGACCTGGATCCGCGAAAAACCCGGCTGCTACCTTGTGCTGGCGCGCACGCCGCTGGACGATTTCGAATCCGAGATCGGCATGTCCCTGACCGAAAACGAGGATGTGGACGAGGAAGAGATCGACACGCTCGGTGGCCTCGTCTCGATGCTTGCCGGGCGCGTGCCGACGCGGGGCGAGGTGATCCAGCACCCGGACGGCCCCGAATTCGAGGTGATCGACGCCGATCCGCGCCGGGTCAAACGTATGCGCGTGCGCTTTCCGGCTGCCGGCTGA
- the lnt gene encoding apolipoprotein N-acyltransferase, with translation MTMQRPSVLRLLAAVLLGVVAALGLAPTGWWWLTLAGLAALPAVLAPIRRPRGQGLVGWGFGLGYFAHGLFWIIEPFQVDVARHGWMAPFALLFLSGGLALFWGAAFWGAARLARRADFRPFALVTCWTLAEYARSYLFTGFPWAQFSQIWIDTPAALALAWIGPLGLSFLTLAAGLSLGVFLLRFVTRHMRLGGAWPWLLPPVGCAALAGAAAALALPLLPVEPAGGRVVRLVQPNAPQQEKWDPERNAVFFERQLAYTAAAPRPDLIVWPESAIPWLLEDADFALAAIAGAAGGVPVVLGAQRDGEGRYYNTLVYLDAEGAVAGLYDKHHLVPFGEYIPFGDLAARFGLHGFAAQEGAGYSAGPGPQVLGFGGIGAGLPLICYEAVFAHDVNAAPERPDFLIQITNDAWFGKRSGPYQHLVQARMRAMEQGLPLIRAANTGVSAMIDPRGRVTASIALGQAGFVDAELPRPLPPTPYSRTGDLPLFLLLLLGLGAIRAGQRARSGAARRGKRD, from the coding sequence ATGACGATGCAGCGACCGTCGGTGCTGCGGCTGCTCGCGGCGGTGCTGCTTGGCGTGGTCGCTGCGCTCGGGCTTGCGCCGACCGGCTGGTGGTGGCTGACCCTCGCGGGGCTGGCAGCGCTGCCGGCGGTGCTGGCGCCGATCCGCCGCCCGCGGGGGCAGGGGCTGGTCGGCTGGGGCTTTGGCCTTGGCTATTTCGCCCATGGCCTGTTCTGGATCATCGAGCCGTTCCAGGTGGACGTGGCCCGCCACGGCTGGATGGCGCCCTTTGCGCTCCTGTTCCTTTCGGGCGGGCTTGCGTTGTTCTGGGGCGCGGCCTTCTGGGGTGCGGCGCGGCTGGCGCGGCGGGCCGATTTCCGCCCCTTTGCGCTGGTGACGTGCTGGACGCTGGCCGAATATGCCCGCAGCTACCTGTTCACCGGCTTCCCCTGGGCGCAGTTTTCGCAGATCTGGATCGACACGCCCGCGGCCCTTGCGCTGGCCTGGATCGGGCCGCTGGGGCTGAGTTTTCTCACGCTGGCGGCGGGGCTTTCGCTCGGCGTCTTCCTGCTGCGCTTCGTTACCCGCCACATGCGGCTTGGCGGTGCCTGGCCCTGGCTGCTGCCCCCGGTGGGCTGTGCGGCCCTCGCGGGAGCGGCCGCCGCGCTCGCCCTGCCGCTCCTGCCGGTGGAACCGGCCGGCGGGCGGGTCGTGCGCCTCGTGCAGCCCAATGCGCCGCAGCAGGAGAAATGGGATCCCGAACGCAATGCCGTCTTTTTCGAGCGCCAGCTTGCCTATACCGCCGCTGCGCCGCGGCCGGACCTGATCGTCTGGCCGGAAAGCGCGATCCCCTGGCTGCTTGAGGATGCGGATTTTGCGCTTGCCGCCATCGCCGGGGCAGCCGGCGGCGTGCCGGTCGTGCTGGGCGCGCAGCGGGACGGCGAGGGGCGCTATTACAATACGCTGGTTTACCTGGATGCGGAGGGGGCGGTTGCGGGGCTCTATGACAAGCACCACCTTGTTCCGTTCGGTGAATATATCCCCTTTGGCGATCTCGCGGCGCGCTTCGGCCTGCACGGTTTCGCCGCGCAGGAGGGGGCCGGCTACAGCGCCGGGCCGGGGCCGCAGGTGCTCGGTTTTGGCGGGATCGGGGCGGGTCTGCCGCTCATCTGCTACGAGGCGGTTTTTGCCCATGACGTGAACGCGGCGCCGGAGCGGCCGGATTTCCTGATCCAGATCACCAATGACGCCTGGTTCGGCAAGCGCAGCGGTCCCTATCAGCACCTTGTTCAGGCGCGGATGCGGGCGATGGAACAGGGGCTGCCGCTGATCCGTGCCGCGAACACCGGGGTTTCGGCGATGATCGACCCGCGCGGGCGCGTCACCGCCAGCATCGCGCTGGGCCAAGCCGGATTCGTCGATGCGGAACTGCCCCGGCCGCTGCCGCCGACGCCCTATTCGCGCACGGGCGATCTGCCGCTGTTCCTGTTGCTGCTGCTCGGGCTTGGCGCAATCCGCGCAGGGCAGCGGGCGAGAAGCGGCGCGGCGCGGCGCGGAAAACGCGATTGA
- the metK gene encoding methionine adenosyltransferase, translated as MSRDSYIFTSESVSEGHPDKVCDRISDAILDALLEQEPEARVAAETFATTNHVVVGGEIGLADTGRLHELMGDIEDIVRACIRDIGYEQERFHHATCEITNLLHEQSLDIAQGVNAAENKDEGAGDQGIMFGFATRETEALMPAPIHYAHAILRRLAEVRKDGTEPALGPDAKSQLSVRYEGGKPVGVSSIVLSTQHLDPELGSDDVRAIIEPYIRETLPGGWIDERTVWHVNPTGRFVIGGPDGDAGLTGRKIIVDTYGGAAPHGGGAFSGKDPTKVDRSAAYAARYLAKNVVAAGLAETCTLQLAYAIGVSEPLSIYVDTHGTGQADNCAIERALRKIMDLTPRGIREHLDLNRPIYQRTAAYGHFGREPDADGGFSWERTDLVEDLRAAL; from the coding sequence ATGTCGCGTGACAGCTATATCTTCACCTCGGAATCGGTTTCCGAGGGGCACCCCGACAAGGTCTGCGATCGTATTTCCGATGCCATTCTCGATGCGCTGCTCGAGCAGGAGCCCGAGGCGCGCGTGGCGGCCGAGACCTTTGCGACCACGAACCACGTCGTCGTCGGCGGCGAGATCGGCCTTGCGGATACCGGTCGTCTGCACGAACTGATGGGGGATATCGAAGACATCGTCCGCGCCTGCATCCGCGACATCGGTTACGAGCAGGAACGGTTCCATCATGCGACCTGCGAAATCACGAACCTGCTGCACGAACAGTCGCTCGACATCGCCCAGGGTGTGAACGCGGCCGAGAACAAGGACGAGGGCGCGGGCGACCAGGGCATCATGTTCGGTTTTGCGACACGCGAGACCGAGGCCCTGATGCCGGCCCCGATCCACTATGCCCATGCGATCCTGCGCCGCCTGGCCGAAGTGCGCAAGGACGGCACCGAGCCCGCGCTCGGCCCCGATGCGAAAAGCCAGCTTTCGGTACGCTATGAGGGCGGAAAGCCCGTTGGCGTGAGTTCCATCGTGCTCAGCACCCAACATCTGGATCCCGAGCTTGGCAGCGATGACGTGCGCGCGATCATCGAGCCCTATATCCGCGAAACCCTGCCCGGGGGCTGGATCGACGAGCGCACCGTCTGGCACGTGAACCCGACCGGGCGCTTCGTGATCGGCGGGCCCGACGGGGATGCGGGGCTGACCGGACGCAAGATCATCGTCGATACCTATGGCGGCGCGGCGCCCCACGGGGGCGGCGCCTTTTCCGGCAAGGATCCGACCAAGGTCGACCGGTCGGCCGCCTATGCGGCGCGTTACCTTGCCAAGAACGTGGTCGCGGCGGGGCTGGCGGAGACATGCACGCTCCAGCTTGCCTATGCGATCGGGGTGAGCGAACCGCTGTCGATCTATGTCGACACCCATGGCACGGGGCAGGCCGACAACTGCGCCATCGAGCGCGCCCTGCGGAAGATCATGGATCTGACGCCGCGCGGCATCCGCGAGCATCTGGACCTGAACCGCCCCATCTATCAGCGCACCGCCGCCTATGGCCATTTCGGGCGCGAACCGGATGCGGATGGGGGGTTCAGCTGGGAACGCACCGACCTGGTCGAGGATCTGCGGGCGGCGCTCTGA
- a CDS encoding ribose-phosphate pyrophosphokinase codes for MPNHTEPKLIAGNANRPLAEAIAQRMTMHRGVHTGLVDARVERFNDGEIFVEVFENVRGEDMFVIQPTSNPANDNLMELLIMADALRRSSASRITAILPYFGYARQDRRTKARTPISAKLVANMMVEAGIERVLTMDLHAAQIQGFFDIPVDNLYASPIFALDIQAHFRGHMEDLIVISPDVGGVARARELAKRINSPLAIVDKRREKPGEVAEMTIIGDVRDKTCIIVDDMCDTAGTLCKAAAVLIENGAKEVHAYITHGVMSGPAAERVANSVMKSLVLTDTIQPAPAVIAARNIRIVPTAPIFAQAIHNIWDGTSVSSLFEHTTLAPIYESLYAVA; via the coding sequence ATGCCGAACCACACCGAACCCAAACTCATCGCCGGCAACGCGAACCGGCCCCTGGCCGAAGCGATCGCCCAGCGCATGACCATGCACCGCGGCGTCCATACCGGCCTCGTGGATGCCCGGGTCGAGCGCTTCAACGACGGCGAAATCTTCGTCGAAGTCTTCGAGAACGTGCGCGGCGAAGACATGTTCGTGATTCAGCCGACCTCGAACCCGGCCAATGACAACCTGATGGAACTGCTGATCATGGCCGATGCGCTGCGCCGCTCCTCGGCCAGCCGGATCACCGCGATCCTGCCCTATTTCGGCTATGCCCGGCAGGACCGGCGCACCAAGGCCCGCACGCCGATCTCTGCCAAACTCGTCGCCAACATGATGGTCGAGGCCGGCATCGAACGGGTGCTGACCATGGATCTCCACGCCGCGCAGATCCAGGGCTTCTTCGACATCCCCGTGGACAACCTTTACGCAAGCCCGATCTTCGCGCTCGACATCCAGGCGCATTTCCGCGGCCATATGGAAGATCTGATCGTCATCTCCCCCGATGTGGGCGGGGTGGCCCGCGCGCGCGAACTTGCCAAGCGCATCAATTCACCGCTCGCCATCGTCGACAAGCGTCGCGAGAAACCGGGCGAAGTCGCCGAAATGACGATCATCGGCGACGTGCGCGACAAGACCTGCATCATCGTCGATGACATGTGCGACACCGCCGGAACGCTCTGCAAGGCGGCGGCGGTGCTGATCGAAAACGGTGCGAAAGAGGTCCACGCCTATATCACCCACGGGGTGATGAGCGGCCCCGCGGCGGAACGGGTCGCCAATTCGGTCATGAAATCGCTGGTCCTCACCGACACGATCCAGCCGGCACCCGCGGTCATCGCCGCACGCAACATCCGCATCGTGCCGACGGCCCCGATCTTCGCCCAGGCGATCCACAACATCTGGGACGGCACCTCGGTCTCCTCGCTGTTCGAGCACACGACCCTCGCCCCGATCTACGAATCGCTCTACGCGGTCGCCTGA
- a CDS encoding YcgN family cysteine cluster protein, with product MTDPIDRSRLAPGFWKTKPLSRMSRHEWEALCDGCGKCCLNKLEDEDSGDVSLTRVACRLLDLDTCHCSNYANRHSYVPECIVLRPGELERHLSWMPETCAYRLIHEGRPLPDWHPLVSGDPESVHRAGISLRGRMVSESEVAEDDWEDHIIDEPT from the coding sequence ATGACCGATCCGATCGACCGCAGCCGCCTGGCGCCCGGCTTCTGGAAAACGAAACCGCTCTCGCGCATGTCGCGCCACGAATGGGAAGCCCTCTGCGACGGCTGCGGCAAATGCTGCCTGAACAAGCTCGAGGACGAGGACAGCGGCGACGTCTCCCTGACCCGCGTCGCCTGCCGGCTGCTCGATCTCGACACCTGCCACTGCAGCAATTACGCGAACCGCCACAGCTATGTTCCCGAATGTATCGTGCTGCGCCCGGGCGAACTCGAGCGGCACCTGTCCTGGATGCCCGAAACCTGCGCCTATCGCCTGATCCACGAAGGGCGGCCGCTGCCCGACTGGCATCCGCTCGTCTCGGGCGACCCCGAAAGCGTCCACCGCGCCGGCATTTCGCTGCGCGGACGCATGGTCAGTGAATCCGAGGTCGCGGAGGACGACTGGGAGGATCACATCATCGACGAACCCACCTGA